One Candidatus Schekmanbacteria bacterium RIFCSPLOWO2_02_FULL_38_14 DNA segment encodes these proteins:
- a CDS encoding two-component system response regulator (DNA-binding response regulator in two-component regulatory system with ZraS; response regulator/sigma54 interaction protein), which yields MNKKILIVDDEKIICEHLRKVLGRESYEVKVCHSGFEALECLKEEPFGMAVVDIKMPGMDGIELLGKIKEKYPQTSVVIMTAHGSVETAVKAMKTGAIDYLSKPFEAEEIKLVVERAFEHLKLVDENLYLRNQIAEKHRFGNIISKNYKMQQIFDLIASVAVTDATVLIYGETGTGKELVAKSIHYNSNRKENKFVAINCGALPDTLLETELFGHEKGSFTGAIRQKIGKFELADKGTIFLDEIGNVTPAMQVKLLRVLQEMEFERVGGNKTIKADVRIIAATNKDLKQRVVNGEFREDLYYRVNVVPINIPPLRERLEDIPVLALHFLEKHCEKTGREIYAFSQNVLDSLMHYHWPGNVRELENIVERAVILERGKMISKIDLPVSHKKTEEKKIDFLNTGLKTEGISLREWLRMNEKKYLAELMKRCDGNVRAALVQAKIGSKTFYRKIKNYGITKDKLKEIDSENIKGEITTKM from the coding sequence ATGAACAAAAAGATTTTAATTGTTGATGATGAAAAAATAATCTGTGAACATTTGCGAAAAGTCCTTGGCAGAGAATCCTATGAGGTTAAAGTCTGCCATAGTGGTTTTGAGGCTTTGGAATGTCTCAAAGAGGAACCATTTGGGATGGCAGTTGTGGACATTAAGATGCCGGGAATGGACGGGATTGAACTTCTTGGAAAAATAAAGGAAAAATATCCGCAGACATCAGTGGTAATAATGACCGCCCATGGTTCTGTTGAAACTGCTGTTAAAGCGATGAAAACCGGTGCCATAGACTATCTTTCCAAACCCTTTGAGGCAGAAGAGATTAAGCTTGTTGTTGAACGGGCTTTTGAACATCTGAAACTTGTAGATGAAAACCTCTATTTGCGTAATCAGATAGCGGAAAAGCACAGATTTGGAAATATCATCAGCAAGAATTACAAAATGCAGCAAATCTTCGACCTGATAGCAAGCGTGGCAGTGACTGATGCAACAGTTTTAATCTATGGAGAAACCGGAACCGGGAAAGAGTTGGTGGCAAAATCAATTCACTATAACAGTAACAGGAAGGAGAACAAATTTGTTGCCATAAATTGCGGTGCATTGCCTGATACTCTCCTTGAGACCGAGCTTTTTGGCCATGAGAAGGGGTCTTTTACAGGAGCGATAAGGCAGAAAATCGGGAAATTTGAACTTGCTGACAAGGGGACAATTTTTTTGGATGAAATAGGGAATGTCACTCCAGCCATGCAGGTTAAGCTTTTAAGGGTTTTGCAGGAAATGGAGTTTGAAAGAGTTGGAGGTAACAAAACGATAAAAGCTGATGTAAGGATAATAGCCGCTACCAATAAAGACTTAAAGCAAAGAGTTGTTAATGGAGAATTCCGTGAGGATCTTTACTACAGGGTGAATGTTGTCCCTATAAACATTCCTCCTCTAAGGGAAAGACTGGAAGACATTCCTGTCCTGGCATTGCACTTTCTTGAGAAGCACTGTGAAAAAACAGGTAGGGAAATTTATGCCTTTTCACAGAATGTTCTTGATTCTCTGATGCATTACCACTGGCCCGGAAATGTGAGAGAGCTGGAGAATATTGTAGAAAGGGCAGTTATTCTGGAAAGAGGCAAGATGATTTCCAAAATAGATTTGCCTGTATCTCATAAAAAAACAGAGGAAAAGAAAATTGATTTTCTCAATACCGGTTTAAAAACAGAGGGGATTTCGCTCAGGGAATGGTTAAGGATGAATGAGAAAAAGTATCTAGCTGAGTTAATGAAAAGGTGCGATGGAAATGTCAGGGCGGCACTGGTACAGGC